The Bacteroidales bacterium DNA segment GTACCTCCACCAGTTACAATTAATCCTGAAAGTTTTCCAGATAAGTTCCATCCCATATTTCGTGATATATATGAATTAAGTGGAGGTGAATTAAACCCGCAAATAACAGATGCGTTAAAATCATCGACCAACCTAATAGTGATATGTTCGCCAAATTCTGCAAAATCGAACTATGTTAATGAGGAAATACTTGAATTCATTGAGATCGGGAAGCAAAATGGGGGTAGCAATATCAGTAATATATTCCCGATTATAGTATGCGGGATTCCTAATTCTAAAGACAATTCAGAAAATGAGTGTTTCCCGAAAGCGTTAAGAGACCTTCCAACGGAACTAATAGCTGGTGATGTAACGAAGCATGGGCGTGAACATGCTTTTGTGAAAGTGCTTTCTGGTACATTACGCAGCTCTGGCGTTAGTTTTGGTATGCTATGGAATCAATTTGAAAGAGATCGTATTGAAGCAGAACGCAAAGAAAGAGAACGCAAGGATCAACTATTAAGAATACAAAGCTTGTTTTTGGCAGAAAAAGCTGAGAGTTTGATCGATCATCATGAATACGATTTGGCAAATTTAATAGCGTTGGAAGCTTTACCTAATAATTTAGCAGAACCTAATAGACCATATGTTAGAGAAGTTGAGGATTCTTTAAGAAAGTCGTCTGTTTACACATCTCCTATTATTCGCTCATCTATACAGGGAAGGTGTATCCAAACTAATGGAGAAATTGTAATTACAGAGGAAGAAAATTGCAGGCTGAAATTATGGGATATAAAAACTTGCGCACATATTGACACTATTGATTTGGAAGATTGGTTGAAAGAATATTATAAAGATATGCTTGATGCGCAAGAAATCGATTCATATATTTTAAGGAAACGATGGTTGAAATCAATTGCTTTTCCAAAGGCAATGCATAATGTGGTATATCTGTATACGTTTGATTCCCTTCTATCGATAGATTTAGATGTAAGGCCTCAAAAACCACAACTATTGTTTAAGCGCGATGCAATGGTACATGACACTCATACTGCTGATGTTGTTTTTTCAAATAATGGGTGTTATTATTTTTGGTTAACCAAAGAATACACCAATCATTTTAGTGTATCCTTATATGACAATATCACCAATCAAAAGATTTTTAATTATATTGAAACAGCAAGACCTTATGTTGCATTTAGCCCCAATAATAAATTGATCGCATGTGCCTGTCATAAGGATATTCATGTATACGACATTGAGAATCTTAAAACAAATAACTCAGGATACCTTGCTAAATATCGATGTTATGATCCTTTGTTTTGTACTTTTGTTGATGATGTAAATGTATTAGTTGTTCGTGGTAATAAGTCTATTG contains these protein-coding regions:
- a CDS encoding toll/interleukin-1 receptor domain-containing protein, which encodes MEQNKKYFAFISYSHDDEEWAKWLQHEFEHYHLPVPPPVTINPESFPDKFHPIFRDIYELSGGELNPQITDALKSSTNLIVICSPNSAKSNYVNEEILEFIEIGKQNGGSNISNIFPIIVCGIPNSKDNSENECFPKALRDLPTELIAGDVTKHGREHAFVKVLSGTLRSSGVSFGMLWNQFERDRIEAERKERERKDQLLRIQSLFLAEKAESLIDHHEYDLANLIALEALPNNLAEPNRPYVREVEDSLRKSSVYTSPIIRSSIQGRCIQTNGEIVITEEENCRLKLWDIKTCAHIDTIDLEDWLKEYYKDMLDAQEIDSYILRKRWLKSIAFPKAMHNVVYLYTFDSLLSIDLDVRPQKPQLLFKRDAMVHDTHTADVVFSNNGCYYFWLTKEYTNHFSVSLYDNITNQKIFNYIETARPYVAFSPNNKLIACACHKDIHVYDIENLKTNNSGYLAKYRCYDPLFCTFVDDVNVLVVRGNKSIEIWNFESKNVETIYTSDTDILDVLYKDNLLVFVTSSQQIRVLDTQYKLIIARLDWSNQVRLLSFSHDGSSIYFRDASSFRMWDFHIRADGSRVLYYHSHLVHCVGHSQDMSYFVSISEDCAKIWDTEQQKIIKSIALEDLGFISKIVVSKPHGKIFMSGYQLYCVDISSGSIKQIADEECNICLSFDEKYLLKSTDNIITLYDIESLTMFKKIILPDNQDLLLGEPIVFHPNETLIVTASSDIVEYETLVLTVWDYVKGAPINSIRINDCFDIATSPRVVIRFSDNGDSVILNAMEDDVYEWCFRANALYKINIQTNEPQYVGNIIEGDGVFVVLREQLSLQQLMDKTRAALGGRTLTLEERNKYYLI